The sequence tcagtAAAGTACTTGAATATCTACTTAGCTGTATTCCATCACTGTCCATCTGACCCTAAATAACAAAGGCAACTCCCAGACCTGATCAACAGATTTTGATCCAAAGACGACCTTTAACAACCGGACCAAACACTCCTGGAACAGACAAGTAAACTGTTGCCAGACATTAACAGTTAGAGGGGAAAATGTCGTTAAACATaagttacatattatatatacatattaacATAATAGACATTAAAAACTAATTTCCCCTGAAGTCGAACAACAGAGGCAGACATGCTGCACATCATGACAGCCTACAGTGATGTGAGGACGGCTGCAAACACGACATTCACTAAAAACTCACTACAGTATTGCACTTAAGAACAATTTTGAGaatatttacttaagtacttCCATTTAATGCTACTAATACTTCAACTTCCctgcatttcagagggaaatattgtactttttactccttcacatttattttacaggtatAGTTACAAGTAACTTTacagattaatattttacatgaaaaataaatgatctgtTTATTAAGTACAATATACTGATATAGATTAAACTACTCATGAACTAATAATAATGCAGTATTTGATATAATATTCTGCACAATGACACAACACTGACAAGGGTGCCATGCATAATGagtaattttacttttgttcAGTACTTTAGTTCTGTGTAAGTGTAATGTACTCAAAATACTGTTGTACTTTCACTTGATGGACCTTTCAtgtgtttgtaatgtttatttgtattgttacattgtggtattactACCTAAGTACTGCATGGAAGGTGACAAAGTAGACTTACTAAAGTActgttttgaggtactttactgtTCTGCCACTATATACTTCTATTTCACCAACTTTAtccatttatttgacagatacAGTTACTAGTTCCTTCacagattaatattttacatataaacagctaataaaatgatgattgattaataGTTGTAGATTTATCAAATAAACAGTACAGGTAAAGTTGGTCTCACTTCAATCAGCTAAAAACAGTGCTACTtaacacattaatgcatcactAATCCTTTTTTGTGTACTCTATGTTGATTTAAATCCTGACTATTGGGCTTTGACTTGTAATAGAGTAGTTTTAGATtgtaatactactactactttaacttctttcaccactgtaTATATTGACTTTAATGGGTAAAAACTCTATAAATATGGTATCTGATGACGAGTTTCCCTTCAAACATCACACCATGCACAGTAGTAGTGGACCCCTCCTCACCAGATGGAGTTCTTGATCCTGAGCTGCAGAGCGGTGGCCTCAGCGCCCTGCAGCCCGGCGGGGAGCAGGCCCGCCCCGCGGTCCGTCTGCAGCTGCTGGGGGTCCTCCTCCGCCATCACAGCGGGCCTCGGGACTGGATGGGACGGGACCGGACGGGAGGTATGGACGGGTGTAGTCGCCCGACGGGGTTAAACTACATGGACCGGAGGACGGTGCGATGCTAACGGGACAGCAGCGcgtcctgttgttgttgttgttgttgccacCCAGTCCTCCTGCGACATCTCTCGATTCAAGTCCCAACACTTGGTGAGTTTAAGAGGCAATAGAAACTACGTGTCGCTGTCAAACGCGAGGTAATGCACGGATATAAATAAAGGCGAGTGTAAACAGTGAACGGACATCTGGAAAACAACTAGCTAGTCCCTCCGGTGTGCTCTGCCCCTCACGTTATGGGATTTCTCTGCATGTGCATGGTGAGTAGTAGCTGTTGGGCACACGCATGCGCACTAGTACCccagctttaaaaacaacatgtagGCAGAACAAACGtgttattaaaaatgtgaaacgTTTCTGCATTTAATTCaacaatgaaacagaaacaagaaCGTCATATAAACTGGTTGTTttcaattaataaaataataaaacaagataataaaataaaaagtgtaaacATTGTTATATATGATTATACGGGCTAGGGGAGGACAGGGTAACATGAGACACTTTTTACATGTGATGATTtcactgcaaaataaaagtgtatttgtttcaaataatagatactatatatacctcaggtttTTACACGTGCTTGAGTCCAAAATGGATTGAGTCATGTGAgctatactttcttaatttgtggtcatttgattacttttgtttatggttactTAGATAcagggggtggctcattttacccactggctcgACTTACCCTGTTCTCCCCTATATATAGTGATCTAATACTGTAGTATGGACATTATTGagaatatttctgtatttttagttAAAGgccccctccagacatgttttaagatataaaaacaCTCTGTTTTAAATAATCGTTTGTGTCAGATAAAAAAAGTTAGAGattctttaaaaatacattaccTCTATGTTACGTGTACAATCTGTGactatgcaaatatttttcatttcaaaagtttagcTCCTGTCCTGTTCTCAGTCTGTGTGCACTGAAGGCTTAAAGTTCTATccacttaaaaatatgtttttcttcttgttcctacagttggatgtttgagcttcactgtgcagaatgatgtttgtgcagagtttgacactaaaggACTTTTCCCACATTCATCTGctcaaagtggaaagtttctctgtgctcaccttaaatctgattTTAGGGGTGGACCTataagcaggatttgtgacatcacaaatagtttggagcaAATCGTGGTCTAGTATGAAATTtagacaagtgtgatgtggaaacgtGACGCCTCCAGTGCACAGAAGGAGTAGATATAGTTTCAAGTATTTTAACGAGGTAATTATcctgtttttgtggaaaaaacagacacacattattgctCCAAGCaaagtattttaatattaatacatgtctggaggggatctttaaattcTCCACATCACACATGTTATGTTGAATAGTGGAAcagattggctccaaactagttgtgatgtcacaaatcatgcttgcaGGTCCAcctcttaaactcagattttcaatgagcacagagaaactttctactttcagcagatgaaagtgagaaaagccttttagtgtcaaactctgcacatacataattctgcacagtgaagctcgaacatccaactgaaggaacaagaagaaaaacacatttttgagtgcagGGAGTCTCTGAATATTTCCACCACCACTGATGATTATACCCTGATGCTTGACCTTGTGACCCTGACTTGAAGAGGTtccctgtgtcaaaatctagttttaaaatctaaatctaaatttgAATCTAAATCATTTTAACTGATaatgtgtaatattgtgaatATGTAATATTCCACCATAGAAATACTGCACAATTTCACAATAAAGAGGCCTGATGAGCTGAGATCAGTCACATCTGTGTCTACTATCAAAAACAAACTGGAACTTTCCTATTTTCTCAGGCTTATGATTAGTTATGATAAGTATAGAAGGCATCATTAGTCGTCATTACTTTTGTTACTAGCTTTAAACTTGCTATAATACACGTTGtattctgttttaaaaagttacttCTTATATGTCCTTACATGGCCACCGTACTGTGTGCGCACTGAACAAGTTGCTATGCAACCAGAACCGCGTCGCCTCCGTCAGTGACAATGGCAGAAAGAAGTCTTAATAAAAATGTCCAGTCCGTCGTCTTGCAGGTTTGTAgcgttatttttctgtttcttacAGTTTCTTTTAATCAGAACTGTTTGTGTGATACGAAAAGTTTAAACCTGATGATTTGTTGTCAACAGGTGACGTCGCTCACCTCAGTCAACAAACAACAACTCAAGCTAACGTCCTCTTAACATTGTGGCTGACGACGCTTAGTTTATAGTTAAACTAGTGTGGATACCAGCTAATGCTGAGTTAGAGGATGACAAAATATGTAGCGTTGTGGATGTTTAGTTACATCACAAATCATTAGATTGATAAAATGTGTGgatggttgtgtttttgttgatttctcTCAGTTTTCACAACAGAGTTTCAATGTGCAAAACTCTCAGTGCAAGAGGTCAAACTGTCTTCTTTCATTTTGACCTATGGGACTTTGTAATACTGTGTGGAGgtttttaacagcttttaatATAGTTTCATGTTGTTTCTATCTATGGTTTTTTGTGGGTATCTATTTCAGACATTTTGGTAATCAGCCTTGGTTAATTAGGACGCCAGCACTGTAGTTTCCATGTTCTTATGGCTTAATTAATTGAACCtttgaaaacaaaatactgtgCCTGTACATAGAAAGTGCAAAACCATGCTATACAGATTATTACTAGACATAcaatcattaaatcattaaagCTGGGTTTACAAACATACTCTCTAATGAGGTACTCACAGTATTCACAGATGGCTTATACACCTTTTAGTTAATTAGGAGACTTACCTGAGAAGTGTGTGAGTGCGGAGTCTTCTGTGTGCAGCCTGACAGGTAGTGTATTTTAAGGCAGATAATAATTTTGATATTTGAGACTTAAAATCTGCtgatattaattatttaagataaacacataacatacacaaacatcctttatatttttctttaaagactTGGGGCCAAGATGAGTACTGAGTGGGACATATTATGGTTATAAAATATAACTTGTCATGGCTCCCTggtcagttttaaaaaatatctttctttctgtactgcaatttcttgttGCTTATCAGCTAACATATACCCCAAGTCAGGCTCCACTATTGTGGATAACATGAAATAAGTTTTACAGAATGTCATGATTGCTTTACTAgaatctattaaaaacatgagAGTGGCAGAAAATATTATAAGGAACTATAAGTCCACTGCTCTGTCTTGTTTAGCCCAAGAAACGCCCATCCTCCAGCAGtaagggtcaaaggtcaaagagAACTGAAGAACGGCCGCAAGCGAAATCTGCCTCTGGTCCTGCAAAGAAGCACATCGATGACCTTTTTGCTAAAGAAGAACAATACAAGTAAGACTACTTGTTCCAATATCTGTTGGCCTTGCTTTGATTCAGTTGGTGTGACGCAGGTTGTGTCTGAACCTTTTAAGTTTCACTAAACTTTAGTTTAGGGAATAATTTCTCTTTTGAATTGGTTGGACTCTTTTAGTTTCAGTGGATTTCTTCATCAAATCTGGTGTTCTTTTATAGACTTATAATTAACAATCATTGCTGACTTCACTgttatttaacattaataaatgcCTCCTGTAATACCTCAGTTAGGAAATCAATATTCCACAATTTGAGAAAGTTATTTTCATTCTATCACTGTCGTCTCAGGGCGCTGAATAGTGATATACAGGTAAAACTAATACTTCTCTTCTTGTCCAtcaacagatacaaacacagtgGGTTCATTGCATTTCTTGCAGTGCTGCAGCACAAAAAACCTTGTCAATATAAAAACTAGCtgtgtcattttgtttattctctgttttatttccatCAGACTCCTAAATGCAGAGCTGGAAGCCAAAACAGCAGATCTAGTGAGACAGGCAGATCAACTAATGGTAAGTTATTaacatgtttgtattgttttgttgagAAATGATTCGTTTTCCTTTGGTGAGTAaaccttttaaaatattatgaGAAGGGGGATGTTATCTTGATCGATTGGCAGACTTGCTTTAAACCTGAATGAGGCTCTTGGTGTTTGTTGGATTTTAGAAAGAACAGAGTGAAGTTCTGTCGAAATCTTTCTCCACCCTGCTGCTCACCGATATTGAGGATGAAGAAGCTTCCAGGTAAGAAGTATCTGAGGTCCAGATCTTTAAAACACTCCAGCTGCCAAACACACTACTGTACCTACAGATCTACAGTACATATCCTTCTATGTATCTGTCCTTTCCCCTGCAGGATGATAAAGCCTCAACAGTTCACCGTGCAGGAGCCTCGTGTGAAGGTATCAGCTCAGAGTATttagtttgtgtatttctgaAACCTCGACAGACAAACTACAGGTATACTTTTTTAATGCTGTACTTCCACATTCCTGTATTCTGTTATTCTGTGTTCTTAGGTGGTGACTAAAAAAAGGGTCACATCAACATCACAAAACATGCgtgctggaaaaaaagaaaaagagcctCAATGCAAAACTGCGTGAGTTTGATTTGATACCTTTTTCAAACCATATACAACCATTTTTATTCATAAGAAAATAATATGTAGGTCTTGCGTTTCATAAATCATATTATACATCAGAGTTTCTCACAAAGCACCTAAAAGTCTTCACACCATTTGCTTGATTTCAGAACTCCGAAGGTGCCTCTTGGGGACGATTTAACAGCTGTTGAGGACTCTGCTGACTTTTTCCTGGCGAAGACGATACGCAGCATGGAGGAGCAGATGAACGACGCTGATCTTCATGACAATGTTGTGGATGACGTGTCTAATGCTGGAGACAACGTAGGATCGGGTAATTTATGTCACTTTGCAAAAAGTAAAGGCCGGTTTTATCcagtaataatgaaaaataaaaaaaatatctgctaatatttttaaaagatgtaaTTTTGTCAGATCTCTCCTAATAATGTTTAGTTCACTGAAGACGTTTTTCCAATGTTATACGATCTCTACTAGCTTTTACTGCACCTGATGGAACCTGATTAGttctgaaaatattttaagacagtaaatgtttttgttactcTCATGTCATTAGTTACATTTTCTAACAAAGAGGaccagtgtgtgttacagtggaAACTGAAAATCTTGTCACTTAAGAATCCTAACCTATATTTAAATTGGTGCTTTCACATTAAATAAATCCACATCAGAGCATgtgatcatttgttttttgatgtgTTAAAGTAATTTTTCATCGGCTTGTAAATCTGATTATGTTCACTCTACTGTTTAAGGCATTTCAGATGCTCAAATACGAGTTTTGAAGGCAAAACTACGGATTATGCAAGAGGAGCTGGATCAACTATCATGTGAATATTATAAGAAGgtatttttaaaagatgtatCACTGCCCCTGTCTATCAGCAGAGGGGGACAGAGCTACAGCTGAACAGCCATCCAGTAATACAACAGAAGGTGGAAACACATCTGTCTCTAGTTTTTTAAGTAATCATCATGCTCCCAATCTCAATTTTTGAAGAGCCCCTCAGAATATTAAACCTACTTGGTTGTTATTTTTTCTGATAGACGACTTAAACCTCAAACGTCAGACATTTTTTATACATAACATTCTGTTACTGCTGTTGCAGGATGATGAAAATGCCAAGCTTAGCGCAAAGATTAAGGAGATTGAGGAGGATCGAGCCAGGCTGCAGAAGACCACCAGCATTCAGCAAACACAGATCGAGAAGCACCGAGCGTTAGCGGAGGAGTCTGCTAGGAAATGTGACGGACTTCAGGTGCAGGTGTCTGGTTTACACAAGGTTTGTGTCAAAAGACTGCAAAACTGGTCCAGATATTCTTTAAATAACAGACACCATCTTCCTTCACTGTTCATGTCTggtgacttcctgtttgtgctCCGTGTAGGAAATAGAAAATCTCAACAGATCCAACAAACAAGCCGCAGCCGCCAACAGCACTGTGGAGGTTCGTCTGACCAGAGctcaggaggaggtggagaggttAAAGACTCAACtcaacaaaatgaaacagatgaaCAAGGTGAGCTCATTCTCTTGGTTTCATTATTTTCGTGTTAttcaaattagattttttttatttcaagttaCAAATTTTCATGTTTAGAAAAATTGTTAAACTGTTGCTGACTTATAAACTAACTAGGGTTAATTTACAGATGCTCATATTCATCTTTTTGTTGATtatttctaaaaacattttgtaaaaataaattatttgtgtGACAAGTGTTTCATCTGAACTATGAGGTGCAGAAGAACtgtatgaaaaataagaaaCTTCCATATTGAGCCATGATAgcagatttttgttgtttttttattgtgatttcattcttttctacaaaaaagtgcaaaaagttTCATATGAGAAGGAGCTTCGACTTCACTCTTTAGCCATTAGTAGAGACTCAGGACtggaattttattttcaacatggtTCTTATTTTACCTTTGATGTTAActaataaatttaaaaagtttctatttattaatataaagacaaacacatgcacacctgAATTTAATCACAGTCACAATCAAAATAGGATCCAGGgtatattaaaattaattttaatgatacattttaaaaatgtagagaCTTAGAAGGGAGATATGCATCGACTGTAACAGAAATAACTTTCTTGTACTAAACTATTTGTACTACTGGGCATGTAATTTATGCTTGTATAGTGCCTGTAAAATATCCACcatggaatgaaaaaaaaaacaaaacaatgtacaCGCAGTAGACAcaactttctgctaacaatctcacaaattataacattttatagatgcaaaaaCTGTCATTTGACTCTACACATGTTAGCAATGATACAAAATTATTATGATTCATACGTGtccaaaatctcaatttactgctcagTGTAAAGTCaatgtttgagtg comes from Thunnus maccoyii chromosome 1, fThuMac1.1, whole genome shotgun sequence and encodes:
- the tex9 gene encoding testis-expressed protein 9 isoform X2; this translates as MGFLCMCMPKKRPSSSSKGQRSKRTEERPQAKSASGPAKKHIDDLFAKEEQYKLLNAELEAKTADLVRQADQLMKEQSEVLSKSFSTLLLTDIEDEEASRMIKPQQFTVQEPRVKVVTKKRVTSTSQNMRAGKKEKEPQCKTATPKVPLGDDLTAVEDSADFFLAKTIRSMEEQMNDADLHDNVVDDVSNAGDNVGSGISDAQIRVLKAKLRIMQEELDQLSCEYYKKDDENAKLSAKIKEIEEDRARLQKTTSIQQTQIEKHRALAEESARKCDGLQVQVSGLHKEIENLNRSNKQAAAANSTVEVRLTRAQEEVERLKTQLNKMKQMNKDKLNEEHQSKENLLAENKVLKKQKAELIVGFKKQLKLIDILKRQKMHFEAAKLLSFTEGEFMKALDWGKS
- the tex9 gene encoding testis-expressed protein 9 isoform X1; translated protein: MAERSLNKNVQSVVLQPKKRPSSSSKGQRSKRTEERPQAKSASGPAKKHIDDLFAKEEQYKLLNAELEAKTADLVRQADQLMKEQSEVLSKSFSTLLLTDIEDEEASRMIKPQQFTVQEPRVKVVTKKRVTSTSQNMRAGKKEKEPQCKTATPKVPLGDDLTAVEDSADFFLAKTIRSMEEQMNDADLHDNVVDDVSNAGDNVGSGISDAQIRVLKAKLRIMQEELDQLSCEYYKKDDENAKLSAKIKEIEEDRARLQKTTSIQQTQIEKHRALAEESARKCDGLQVQVSGLHKEIENLNRSNKQAAAANSTVEVRLTRAQEEVERLKTQLNKMKQMNKDKLNEEHQSKENLLAENKVLKKQKAELIVGFKKQLKLIDILKRQKMHFEAAKLLSFTEGEFMKALDWGKS